The following proteins are encoded in a genomic region of Methanoculleus bourgensis MS2:
- the hxlB gene encoding 6-phospho-3-hexuloisomerase, producing MTDHPVKNMMRLMATKIRTIADVISDEQIDALIDEILNANRIYTMGAGRSGLVAKSFAMRLMHLGLSAFVVGETVTPAMKPGDIIVVFSGSGATKTVADISETTKEIGGRVCLVTSKKESRIGRIADCIVIIESQRDRVADESAEFEIRQMMGEHKSFAPLGTIFETTAMVFADAIISRLMEITRCRPEDLQCRHANIE from the coding sequence ATGACAGATCACCCGGTTAAGAATATGATGCGGTTGATGGCGACCAAGATCAGGACCATCGCGGATGTGATCTCTGACGAACAGATCGATGCGCTGATAGACGAGATCCTGAATGCGAACCGTATCTACACCATGGGCGCGGGGCGCTCCGGACTGGTAGCAAAATCATTCGCCATGCGGCTGATGCATCTCGGCCTCTCGGCGTTCGTCGTCGGGGAGACGGTGACCCCGGCCATGAAGCCGGGGGACATCATTGTCGTCTTCTCCGGGTCCGGTGCGACCAAGACGGTTGCGGATATCTCGGAGACCACAAAGGAGATCGGCGGGCGGGTCTGCCTCGTCACCTCGAAGAAAGAGTCGAGGATCGGTCGTATCGCCGACTGCATCGTCATCATCGAGAGCCAGCGGGACAGGGTGGCCGACGAGTCGGCGGAGTTCGAGATCAGGCAGATGATGGGCGAGCACAAGTCGTTTGCGCCGCTCGGCACCATCTTCGAGACGACCGCGATGGTCTTTGCGGACGCCATCATATCCCGGCTCATGGAGATCACCCGGTGCAGACCCGAAGACCTCCAGTGCCGGCACGCGAATATTGAGTGA
- the wecB gene encoding non-hydrolyzing UDP-N-acetylglucosamine 2-epimerase, with the protein MKIAIILGTRPEIIKMSPVIRSCSDHSIDYSVIHTGQHYSYEMDRIFFHELELHNATYNLEVGSGTHGAQTARMLTGLEQILIDDPHDAVLVQGDTNTVLSGALAASKLGIPVGHVEAGLRSYDRSMPEEINRIVADHISDYLFAPTETAAGNLRREGRPDSGIFITGNTVVDAVSQNLSIAQRDTSIFSKLSVERGGYVLVTAHRQENVDRWENLSGILKGLRLVRDEFGVTVLYPVHPRAKKMIEQFNLQVPDNIRLLEPLGYFEFLLLEASARLVLTDSGGIQEECCILKTPCVTMRKNTERPETVDVGGNILAGTDPEAILSCAKVMDHAPRTWENPFGDGRAGERVIKHLKEILPDQRRTVPRS; encoded by the coding sequence ATGAAGATTGCAATTATTCTCGGCACGCGCCCGGAGATCATCAAGATGTCCCCGGTGATCCGTTCGTGCTCCGATCACTCCATTGATTATTCCGTCATTCATACCGGCCAACATTACTCGTATGAAATGGACAGAATCTTTTTCCATGAATTGGAACTGCATAATGCAACATACAACCTTGAGGTCGGTTCTGGGACACATGGTGCCCAGACAGCCCGTATGCTGACCGGTCTGGAGCAGATACTCATAGACGATCCACATGATGCTGTGCTAGTACAGGGTGATACGAACACCGTACTTTCTGGGGCCCTTGCGGCCTCGAAACTAGGCATCCCGGTAGGGCACGTCGAGGCGGGGCTACGAAGTTACGATAGATCGATGCCCGAAGAGATCAACCGGATCGTTGCCGACCACATCAGCGACTATCTTTTTGCGCCAACAGAAACCGCCGCTGGCAATCTGAGGAGAGAGGGGCGGCCCGATTCGGGGATATTCATAACCGGAAATACTGTTGTCGATGCTGTTTCCCAGAACCTTTCCATTGCTCAACGCGATACATCGATCTTTTCTAAACTCTCTGTTGAAAGGGGTGGATATGTTCTGGTCACCGCGCACCGGCAGGAGAATGTCGATAGATGGGAAAATCTTTCTGGGATCCTGAAAGGTCTCAGACTCGTGAGGGACGAATTTGGCGTCACGGTCCTCTATCCCGTCCATCCCCGGGCAAAGAAGATGATTGAACAGTTCAATTTGCAAGTTCCAGATAACATCCGTCTCCTTGAACCCCTCGGCTACTTTGAGTTCCTCCTTCTCGAGGCGTCTGCCCGACTCGTCCTGACGGATTCGGGAGGCATTCAGGAGGAATGCTGCATCCTTAAGACTCCCTGTGTGACGATGAGGAAGAATACTGAGCGCCCAGAAACGGTTGATGTGGGGGGGAATATACTTGCGGGGACGGACCCGGAGGCGATACTCTCCTGTGCGAAGGTAATGGATCATGCGCCGAGAACATGGGAAAACCCCTTTGGCGATGGCAGAGCTGGCGAAAGGGTAATCAAGCACCTTAAAGAGATATTGCCCGATCAAAGACGAACTGTCCCGCGTTCTTGA
- a CDS encoding DUF2179 domain-containing protein: MLGIVPDIDPAIVSLIIVPTFIFFARICDVTIGTMRIIFVARGMKMVAPILGFVEVFIWIIAIGQIFQNLTNPLNYFAYAAGFGTGNYVGMLVEERLAMGLSLIRIITQRDATNLIDYLRAAGYGVTVIDAQGKQGPGKVIFSVIKRKNIKDVENAIHEFAPKAFYSVEDIRRAAEGTFPIAPSPTPFRLNRGTRRGK, translated from the coding sequence ATGCTCGGCATCGTCCCGGATATCGACCCGGCAATCGTTTCTCTGATTATAGTCCCGACATTCATCTTCTTCGCACGGATCTGTGATGTCACCATCGGGACGATGCGGATCATCTTCGTGGCCCGGGGGATGAAGATGGTCGCCCCGATCCTCGGGTTCGTCGAGGTCTTCATCTGGATCATCGCCATCGGTCAGATCTTCCAGAATCTCACGAACCCGCTCAACTACTTCGCCTACGCGGCCGGGTTCGGCACGGGAAACTACGTCGGGATGCTCGTCGAGGAGCGCCTGGCGATGGGCCTCTCCCTCATCCGGATCATCACCCAGCGGGACGCAACCAATCTCATCGACTACCTCCGTGCCGCCGGCTACGGGGTGACGGTCATCGACGCCCAGGGGAAACAGGGCCCCGGCAAGGTCATCTTCTCGGTGATCAAGAGGAAAAACATCAAGGATGTGGAGAACGCCATCCACGAGTTTGCCCCGAAGGCGTTCTACTCAGTCGAAGACATCAGGCGTGCGGCCGAAGGGACGTTCCCCATCGCCCCGAGCCCGACGCCGTTCCGCCTCAACCGGGGCACCCGGAGGGGAAAGTGA
- a CDS encoding glycosyltransferase family 2 protein, with product MVSIIIPLYNEEENVDRYESDLFPVIEKIAKTHGVTFDFIFINDGSKDRTLEKINAIAARRDDVVVLNHEKNQGMGVALKAGFAKASADLLITMDADLTFRPEDIPLLLEAYARDHPDCVSGSPYLQSGLMEEVASMRLFFSQSVNFMYRILLRHPITCVSPIFRLYKAETLKKIEIESENFEINAEIISKYLIAGYKIQEVPVELHKRRYGESKINIRREVINNLKMMRKIARTKYFHRPWHS from the coding sequence ATGGTCTCGATAATAATCCCCCTTTATAATGAAGAAGAAAATGTCGACCGGTATGAATCCGACCTTTTTCCGGTTATCGAGAAGATTGCGAAAACGCACGGTGTGACGTTCGACTTTATCTTCATAAATGATGGGAGCAAAGATCGGACGCTTGAGAAGATCAACGCGATTGCAGCGAGGCGCGATGATGTCGTGGTGCTGAACCACGAGAAAAACCAGGGGATGGGCGTAGCGCTCAAAGCTGGTTTTGCAAAGGCCAGCGCTGATCTCCTTATCACCATGGACGCCGATCTCACGTTCAGACCTGAAGATATACCGCTCCTCTTGGAGGCGTACGCCCGGGATCACCCGGACTGCGTCTCCGGCTCTCCGTATCTCCAGAGCGGACTTATGGAGGAGGTGGCGTCAATGCGCTTATTCTTCAGCCAATCGGTCAATTTCATGTACAGGATTCTGCTGCGCCATCCTATCACCTGTGTAAGTCCAATATTCAGGCTTTATAAGGCCGAGACCCTGAAAAAGATTGAGATCGAGAGTGAAAACTTTGAGATTAATGCGGAAATTATCTCAAAATATCTCATTGCCGGGTATAAAATACAAGAAGTTCCCGTCGAACTGCATAAGCGGCGATACGGCGAATCAAAGATCAATATTCGTAGGGAAGTCATCAACAATCTAAAGATGATGAGAAAGATCGCCCGGACGAAATACTTTCACCGACCATGGCACTCATAG
- a CDS encoding pyridoxal phosphate-dependent aminotransferase, producing the protein MSEHRYAARVRAVEMSGIRKLFDAGGPDAINLGIGQPDFDTPDHIKEAAIAAIKAGKTGYTPNAGIPELREAICAKFERENDLCFRPEQILVTAGGSEALHLVMEALVDPGDRVLITDPGFVSYAALATFAGGRPEGVPLDETLHIDVEQAKEQMDGARLFVLNSPANPTGAVESEESIRALVEYGNDRGVTIVSDEVYEHFVYEKAHVSAAHFGDDVITVNAASKTYAMTGWRVGYIAAPEDYIPECLKVHQYAQACATSISQYAALAAYTGDQEPVKQMREEYRARRDLLYEGLSGLGFEFPRPEGAFYAFVPMGRNLIQKAIEDGVIIVPGEAFGSKAPDYARFSYATSRENLSRAIQRLAALVE; encoded by the coding sequence ATGAGCGAGCACAGGTACGCCGCCCGGGTCCGGGCGGTGGAGATGTCGGGGATCAGGAAGCTCTTCGATGCAGGAGGGCCGGACGCGATCAACCTCGGTATCGGGCAGCCCGACTTTGATACGCCCGATCACATCAAGGAGGCCGCAATCGCCGCCATCAAGGCGGGTAAGACCGGCTACACCCCAAACGCCGGTATCCCGGAGCTGCGGGAGGCGATATGCGCGAAGTTTGAGCGGGAGAACGATCTTTGCTTCCGGCCGGAACAGATCCTCGTCACGGCAGGGGGGAGCGAGGCCCTCCACCTCGTCATGGAGGCACTCGTGGACCCGGGCGACCGCGTCCTCATCACCGATCCGGGGTTCGTCTCCTATGCCGCTCTAGCGACCTTTGCCGGGGGACGGCCCGAGGGCGTGCCGCTCGATGAAACCCTCCATATCGACGTCGAGCAGGCGAAGGAGCAGATGGACGGGGCACGGCTCTTCGTCCTGAACTCCCCCGCGAACCCGACCGGTGCCGTCGAGAGCGAGGAGTCGATCCGTGCCCTCGTGGAGTACGGCAACGACCGGGGCGTCACCATCGTCTCCGACGAGGTCTACGAACACTTTGTCTACGAAAAGGCGCATGTCAGCGCAGCCCACTTTGGTGACGACGTCATCACCGTCAACGCCGCGAGCAAGACATACGCCATGACCGGTTGGCGGGTCGGGTATATCGCCGCGCCTGAGGACTATATCCCGGAGTGCCTCAAGGTGCACCAGTACGCCCAGGCCTGCGCGACATCGATATCGCAGTATGCTGCGCTTGCGGCATACACCGGCGACCAGGAGCCGGTTAAGCAGATGCGGGAGGAGTACCGCGCACGGAGAGATCTCCTCTATGAGGGGCTCTCCGGCCTCGGATTTGAGTTCCCCCGGCCGGAAGGCGCGTTCTACGCCTTCGTACCCATGGGACGAAACCTTATACAGAAGGCCATCGAAGATGGTGTCATCATCGTGCCGGGCGAAGCGTTCGGCTCGAAGGCACCTGATTATGCACGCTTCAGCTACGCGACGTCCCGGGAGAACCTCTCCCGGGCGATTCAGAGGCTTGCGGCACTGGTGGAGTGA
- a CDS encoding ferredoxin — protein sequence MVKVTIDRPGCISCESCWTLCPDVFEQNPEDEFSEIMEQYRVNDNPAEGEVPEDLADCVWEAADSCPVTVIIVED from the coding sequence GTGGTGAAGGTTACCATCGACAGGCCGGGATGCATCAGCTGTGAATCCTGCTGGACGCTCTGCCCTGATGTCTTCGAACAGAATCCCGAGGATGAGTTCAGCGAGATCATGGAGCAGTACCGGGTCAACGACAACCCTGCGGAGGGCGAGGTGCCCGAAGACCTTGCCGACTGCGTATGGGAGGCTGCCGACTCGTGCCCGGTGACGGTCATTATCGTGGAGGATTAA
- a CDS encoding nucleotidyltransferase domain-containing protein: MALQVAGAGLLEHFREVLPSIRGILIYGSHIKGYADERSDIDVCLILSEGADRASVYRRMLTAGERYDIVIFD; this comes from the coding sequence GTGGCTCTCCAGGTAGCTGGTGCAGGACTCCTCGAACACTTCCGTGAGGTGCTGCCGTCCATCAGGGGTATCCTCATCTACGGATCGCATATCAAAGGCTATGCAGACGAGCGATCGGACATCGATGTCTGCCTCATCCTAAGCGAGGGCGCCGACCGTGCTTCGGTTTACAGGCGCATGCTCACGGCGGGAGAACGCTATGATATCGTCATCTTCGATTGA
- a CDS encoding M42 family metallopeptidase produces the protein MVKELLRKLSDAHGVSSREGNIRDIIRAELAGSVDEITEDVMGNLIATKRGDDFSIMLAAHMDEIGLMVQYIDEKGFIRVVSIGGWFGPVLYCQRVILHGKKGPVMGVIGAKPPHVMKPEDRKKEIKIEDMFIDVGATSASEVNDLGIEIGTPITIDREYTELAGNRVTGKALDNRVGVAMLIRALQQAKSPHTIYGVFTVQEELGLKGAKVSAYSLNPNCAIATDVTIPGDHPGIEKKDASVEMGKGPVIELVSASGRGLMADLRVATWLRETAEKNDIPYQLEVGTGGNTDATIIHLERGGIPSIPFAIATRYIHSPVEVVDTGDLEAGIRLLVEALKSKPAL, from the coding sequence ATGGTAAAAGAGTTACTCAGGAAGTTATCGGACGCTCACGGCGTCTCGAGCAGGGAAGGAAACATCAGGGATATCATCAGGGCAGAGCTTGCCGGATCGGTCGACGAGATCACCGAGGATGTGATGGGCAACCTGATCGCCACCAAGCGCGGTGACGACTTTTCCATCATGCTCGCCGCCCACATGGACGAGATCGGCCTGATGGTCCAGTATATCGACGAGAAGGGGTTCATCAGGGTTGTCTCCATCGGCGGATGGTTTGGGCCGGTGCTCTACTGCCAGCGGGTGATCCTGCACGGGAAGAAGGGCCCGGTTATGGGGGTCATCGGTGCAAAGCCCCCACACGTGATGAAACCGGAGGACCGCAAGAAGGAGATCAAGATCGAGGATATGTTCATCGACGTGGGTGCCACCTCTGCCTCGGAGGTAAACGACCTCGGTATCGAGATCGGCACCCCGATCACCATCGACCGGGAGTACACGGAACTTGCCGGCAACCGGGTGACCGGGAAGGCGCTCGACAACCGGGTCGGCGTCGCAATGCTCATCCGGGCCCTGCAGCAGGCGAAGTCCCCCCACACGATATACGGCGTCTTCACGGTCCAGGAGGAGCTGGGGCTGAAGGGGGCGAAGGTGAGCGCTTACTCCTTAAACCCCAACTGTGCGATCGCAACCGACGTCACCATCCCCGGCGACCACCCGGGGATCGAGAAGAAGGACGCGAGCGTGGAGATGGGCAAGGGTCCGGTCATCGAGCTGGTCAGCGCGAGCGGGCGCGGCCTCATGGCCGACCTGCGGGTGGCCACGTGGCTCCGGGAGACCGCAGAGAAGAACGACATCCCCTATCAGCTTGAGGTCGGGACCGGCGGGAACACCGACGCGACCATCATCCACCTCGAGCGGGGCGGCATCCCGAGCATCCCGTTCGCGATCGCAACCCGCTATATCCACTCCCCCGTCGAGGTGGTCGATACCGGCGACCTTGAGGCAGGGATCAGGCTCCTCGTCGAGGCGCTGAAGAGCAAGCCCGCACTCTGA
- a CDS encoding ferredoxin has translation MEEYPSRDRNGGGSVVKVTIDRSGCISCESCWTLCPGIFEQNPEDAFSEITERYRVNDNPAEDGEDLADCAVEAADSCPVTVIFVEG, from the coding sequence ATGGAAGAGTACCCTTCCCGGGACCGAAATGGCGGTGGATCGGTGGTGAAGGTTACCATCGACAGATCGGGATGCATCAGTTGCGAATCCTGCTGGACGCTCTGCCCGGGCATCTTCGAACAGAACCCTGAGGATGCGTTCAGCGAGATCACGGAGCGGTATCGGGTCAACGATAACCCTGCCGAGGACGGGGAAGACCTCGCCGACTGCGCCGTGGAAGCTGCCGACTCATGCCCGGTGACGGTCATCTTTGTGGAGGGCTGA
- a CDS encoding ferritin family protein — MPDFSNPFAGNRMERKLDRNELIRTIRFSIAAEYEAIQFYEQIAESTDDPLVRKVMHDVANEEKEHAGEFLRLLREIEPTEEEFYQHGYEEVEEMIGEVKKGGK; from the coding sequence ATGCCCGATTTCTCAAATCCCTTTGCCGGGAACCGCATGGAACGCAAGCTGGACCGGAACGAACTTATCCGGACGATCCGGTTCTCGATCGCAGCTGAATACGAGGCAATCCAGTTCTACGAGCAGATTGCCGAATCAACCGACGACCCGCTGGTCCGGAAGGTGATGCATGATGTCGCGAACGAAGAGAAAGAGCATGCAGGAGAGTTCCTGCGACTCCTACGCGAGATCGAGCCGACCGAAGAGGAGTTCTATCAGCACGGCTACGAGGAGGTCGAGGAGATGATCGGGGAGGTTAAGAAGGGCGGGAAGTAG
- a CDS encoding glycosyltransferase gives MTDTYDLTVIIPTFNEEENIAAIIEAVNEVFLRSGIHGEVLVVDDSSKDRTIPIVQEIAGQNDNVRLIVRTEDHGLSQSVVEGFGAARSDIFQVIDADFSHPTELIPRFYEAIRGGADIAIGSRYMKGGDIEQWPLKRRVISLGATAFGRILFPEVTDPVSGFFAVRREVVSGAPLAPRGYKILMEVLGKGRWRSFVEIPFVFKDREEGESKLRLETMTDYLRQCADITRFSVTRRAGPVWDEWKKIARFGLVGLSGIFVNMGLLYALTEFAGLYYLISAAIAIELSIVNNFIWNDIWTFGAADNLRFERKIQRFGSFQVVSMGGLLVNMAVLFLLADVFGVYYLVANLTGILIAFAWNYAINRHFTWKSM, from the coding sequence GTGACTGATACCTACGACCTGACGGTGATCATCCCAACCTTCAACGAGGAGGAGAATATCGCCGCAATCATCGAAGCGGTCAACGAAGTCTTCCTGCGGAGCGGCATCCACGGCGAGGTCCTGGTGGTGGACGACTCCTCAAAGGACCGCACAATTCCTATCGTGCAGGAGATCGCGGGCCAGAACGACAACGTGCGGCTGATCGTGCGGACTGAGGACCACGGCCTTTCCCAGTCGGTCGTCGAGGGATTTGGGGCAGCGCGTTCGGATATCTTCCAGGTCATCGACGCCGACTTCTCGCATCCAACAGAACTCATACCCCGCTTCTACGAGGCGATACGCGGCGGCGCCGATATCGCCATCGGGAGCAGGTACATGAAGGGCGGGGATATCGAGCAGTGGCCGCTTAAACGAAGGGTCATATCGCTCGGGGCCACCGCGTTTGGACGCATCCTCTTCCCTGAGGTCACCGACCCCGTGAGCGGGTTCTTCGCTGTGAGGCGCGAGGTTGTATCCGGCGCCCCTCTTGCACCGCGGGGTTACAAGATCCTGATGGAGGTCCTCGGCAAGGGCCGGTGGCGCTCGTTCGTCGAGATCCCCTTTGTCTTCAAGGACCGGGAGGAGGGAGAGAGCAAACTGCGGCTGGAAACTATGACCGATTACCTCAGGCAGTGTGCCGATATCACCCGCTTCTCGGTCACGCGCCGTGCCGGGCCGGTCTGGGATGAGTGGAAGAAGATCGCCCGGTTCGGGCTCGTCGGGCTCTCCGGGATCTTCGTCAATATGGGACTCCTCTACGCCCTGACCGAGTTTGCCGGCCTCTACTACCTCATCTCTGCCGCGATCGCGATCGAACTCTCGATCGTGAACAACTTCATCTGGAACGATATCTGGACGTTTGGGGCCGCGGATAACCTCAGGTTCGAGCGGAAGATCCAGCGGTTCGGGTCGTTTCAGGTGGTCTCGATGGGCGGACTCCTCGTAAACATGGCCGTTCTCTTCCTCCTCGCGGATGTTTTTGGGGTCTACTACCTTGTCGCGAACCTGACGGGAATACTTATCGCGTTTGCCTGGAACTACGCGATAAACAGGCATTTCACGTGGAAGAGCATGTGA
- a CDS encoding HD domain-containing protein has product MNEQMALMREHVRTALQGSGSHGFDHTARVVRLCEVIGASEGADMAVLIPAALFHDIARSLEEETGVPHEEEGARVAETLLRSIHYPEDRVVGIVHAIRAHRYSAGITPGTLEARVLVDADNLDAMGAVGIARTFLQAGERGGGILDATDHIREKLLNLKSRMYTERARSIAGERHAFLTTFLEALDGEMHPCTPPAAETGPDRSAR; this is encoded by the coding sequence ATGAACGAACAGATGGCCCTGATGCGTGAGCACGTCAGGACGGCGCTTCAGGGCTCGGGGTCTCACGGGTTTGACCATACCGCGAGAGTCGTGCGCCTCTGCGAGGTTATCGGCGCCAGTGAAGGCGCGGATATGGCGGTCCTCATCCCGGCCGCTCTCTTCCACGACATTGCGCGCTCCCTCGAAGAAGAAACGGGCGTCCCCCACGAAGAAGAGGGAGCACGAGTGGCGGAGACTCTCCTTCGGTCCATCCACTACCCCGAAGACCGCGTCGTGGGCATCGTCCACGCCATCCGTGCGCACAGGTACAGCGCGGGTATCACCCCTGGGACCCTGGAGGCCCGGGTGCTCGTTGATGCGGACAACCTGGACGCTATGGGCGCGGTCGGGATCGCGAGGACGTTTCTGCAGGCAGGGGAACGGGGCGGTGGCATCCTGGACGCAACCGATCATATCCGGGAAAAACTCCTGAACCTCAAATCTCGTATGTACACCGAAAGAGCCCGGAGCATTGCCGGAGAGAGGCACGCGTTCCTCACCACGTTTCTTGAGGCCCTGGATGGCGAGATGCATCCCTGCACCCCGCCGGCGGCGGAGACGGGGCCGGACCGTTCCGCGCGATGA
- a CDS encoding glycosyltransferase family 39 protein, whose protein sequence is MIRMARKKGKRANREVPARNDSEELDAGIPAPALPQNHLLEGVVASVKTSRYLQILIGLTLIGFFLRFYNLGWNSLWLDEASTLGFARQSLTGIWESTAGGEFNPPLFYWLEHGMLFFGESEFVLRLLPALLGVLTIPVVYLIGKEFRDQNVGIIAAALLTFSPFHIYYSQEARAYAPMLFFFSLALLFYVSANRSNEVRSWVLFGVFSAIAFWMHFYAFVPIAILILHALVTSVGNIRSDVRSARNLIISIIAFIVASLPLLIVTVNLFLVRTSAAPTFGMQGLDVIYQTLLQVSGFSDLILVPFIILFLLGVAYTWREDRDGALLLIFMMVLPLAASLVLSSRMPMIPRYLIYLLPIYFVGIASSYPGLYALVRDRRAVYIAIAAAFLISTPFLATYYTTPQKNDWRGFSAELAGMTGEGDIIVVLPPYMAQPLDYYYSNATDGTVELGANTGEDLEAIRDRYPDRRAFYVVTWDILAVDPTGDALGWLDKNADFAGQHMGIYLFRSA, encoded by the coding sequence ATGATAAGGATGGCTAGGAAGAAGGGAAAACGTGCAAACCGCGAGGTGCCTGCACGAAATGACAGTGAGGAACTTGATGCCGGCATCCCCGCGCCGGCACTCCCGCAGAACCACCTCCTGGAGGGGGTTGTGGCATCGGTCAAAACCAGCAGATACCTGCAGATTCTCATTGGGCTGACGCTCATTGGGTTTTTCCTCCGGTTCTACAACCTTGGCTGGAACTCGCTCTGGCTCGACGAGGCCTCGACCCTTGGCTTTGCCCGTCAATCGCTCACCGGCATCTGGGAGAGCACCGCCGGCGGAGAGTTCAACCCGCCGCTCTTCTACTGGCTCGAGCACGGGATGCTCTTCTTCGGGGAGAGCGAGTTCGTGCTCCGCCTCCTCCCCGCACTCCTCGGTGTCCTGACGATCCCCGTCGTGTATCTCATCGGAAAAGAGTTCCGGGACCAAAACGTCGGGATCATCGCCGCAGCGCTCCTCACATTCTCGCCCTTCCATATCTACTACTCCCAGGAAGCCCGGGCATACGCCCCGATGCTCTTCTTCTTCTCTCTCGCGCTGCTCTTCTACGTGAGTGCAAACCGGTCAAACGAGGTCCGCTCATGGGTTCTCTTCGGGGTCTTCTCAGCGATCGCCTTCTGGATGCACTTCTACGCCTTTGTGCCCATCGCCATCCTCATTCTTCACGCGCTTGTCACCTCCGTGGGCAACATCCGGAGCGACGTCCGGAGCGCGAGGAATCTGATCATCTCGATCATCGCGTTCATCGTCGCAAGTCTTCCTTTGCTCATCGTGACGGTCAACCTCTTCCTCGTGAGAACCTCGGCCGCCCCGACGTTTGGCATGCAGGGGCTTGATGTCATCTACCAGACCCTCCTCCAGGTATCGGGGTTCAGCGACCTCATTCTGGTACCCTTTATCATTCTCTTCCTGCTCGGTGTTGCCTACACCTGGCGCGAGGACAGGGACGGGGCGCTCCTCCTCATCTTCATGATGGTCCTCCCACTGGCGGCAAGCCTCGTCCTCTCCTCTCGGATGCCGATGATCCCGCGCTACCTCATCTACCTCCTCCCGATCTACTTCGTCGGCATCGCATCATCGTACCCCGGGCTCTACGCGCTCGTCCGAGACAGAAGAGCGGTCTACATCGCAATCGCTGCAGCATTCCTCATCAGCACCCCCTTCCTTGCGACGTACTATACCACACCCCAGAAGAACGACTGGCGGGGGTTCTCCGCGGAGCTTGCCGGGATGACGGGGGAGGGGGATATCATCGTCGTGCTGCCGCCTTACATGGCGCAGCCGCTCGACTACTATTACAGCAACGCAACTGATGGAACCGTCGAACTTGGGGCGAATACTGGAGAAGACCTGGAGGCGATCCGGGACCGGTATCCTGACCGGCGTGCGTTCTACGTGGTGACCTGGGACATCCTCGCCGTGGATCCCACCGGGGATGCGCTGGGCTGGCTAGACAAGAACGCAGATTTTGCCGGGCAGCATATGGGGATCTACCTCTTCAGGTCGGCCTAG
- a CDS encoding DUF86 domain-containing protein, with the protein MDTRVGTIHERVVQKCEVLIDRVEFIEAHFSEEVLTERILRKAMYKEFQEAVEAAADICALVRRSLDSSAQDDYSNIDYLVEREVIPAGLGRSLKEANGLSNRLVHEYDGINDYIAYTSIPGLTGALREFSRVMLTWLSR; encoded by the coding sequence ATGGATACTCGCGTGGGGACGATCCACGAGAGGGTGGTGCAGAAATGCGAGGTGTTAATCGACCGGGTGGAGTTCATCGAGGCGCACTTCTCCGAAGAGGTCCTCACCGAAAGGATTCTGCGCAAGGCGATGTACAAGGAGTTCCAGGAAGCAGTTGAAGCAGCGGCCGACATCTGCGCCCTGGTGCGGCGCAGCCTGGATTCGTCGGCACAGGACGACTACAGCAACATTGACTACCTGGTCGAACGGGAGGTTATCCCGGCAGGTCTCGGCAGATCCCTGAAGGAGGCGAACGGTCTTTCGAACAGGCTGGTCCACGAATACGACGGAATTAACGACTATATAGCGTATACCTCAATCCCAGGACTTACCGGAGCCTTACGCGAATTTTCCCGGGTGATGCTCACGTGGCTCTCCAGGTAG
- the sugE gene encoding quaternary ammonium compound efflux SMR transporter SugE encodes MDLSMREIAWITLFFAGLLETGWALGLKYTDGFTKVGPSVATLAVMAGSIYLLSRSLSGLPLGTAYAVWTGIGAVGTVIAGIVLFGESRSVARLLCILLIISGIVGLKLCSDPSGMSS; translated from the coding sequence GTGGATCTATCTATGCGGGAGATTGCCTGGATAACTCTGTTCTTCGCCGGACTCCTGGAGACCGGCTGGGCGCTTGGGTTGAAGTATACCGATGGGTTCACGAAGGTGGGGCCATCTGTGGCGACCCTCGCCGTGATGGCCGGAAGCATCTACCTCCTCTCGCGGTCTCTCTCCGGCCTTCCTCTCGGGACCGCGTATGCCGTCTGGACGGGGATCGGAGCGGTGGGGACGGTCATCGCCGGGATTGTCCTCTTCGGTGAGTCACGGAGCGTCGCCCGCCTCCTCTGTATCCTCCTGATCATATCGGGGATCGTGGGGTTGAAGCTCTGTTCAGATCCGTCCGGGATGTCGTCGTAG